The Sphingobacteriales bacterium genomic sequence ATTGATGAAGCAAGAATGAACTACAACAAAGCAGTTCAAGATAAAGATTTATGTAGAAAAATGATAGATGAATTAGAGAAATCAAAAGAGAAATCTCCAGTTTATCTGGCTTATTTAGGTGGCTTTCAAACAATTTGGGCAAATCATGTTTTTAACCCCATAAGCAAACTTCAATCATTTAAAGAAGGAAAGAATAAAATTGAACAAGCCATTAGTAAAGAACCTGATAATGTTGAAATTAGGTTTATTAGATTTTCGGTGCAAAAAAACGCCCCCTCCTTTTTAGGGTATAGCAATAACATCATAGATGACAGAAATTTCATCATAAAAAATAGAGATGATGTCAGTTCCGAAGTTGTTCAAAAAAACATTGAAATACTTTTAAAATAATTTTTCCTATGAAATACTTATTATATCGAGAGCAACAGTTGAATTGTGAGTTACAAACCGCATGGGATTTTTTTACTTCGCCGATGAATTTAGCAAAAATAACCCCCAAGGATATGGCATTTACAGTTTTGACAAATAATAATAACAAAAAAATATTTGAGGGGATGATAATTGATTATACGGTATCGCCTCTACTTGGAATACCTCTAAAATGGAAAACCCGAATTACAGAAGTTATACCTCACAAAAGTTTTACAGATTTTCAAGAAAAAGGACCTTATAAATTATGGAACCATCATCACGAATTTATAGCTAACGAAAAAGGAGTGCTTATGAAAGATAAAGTTGATTATGAATTGCCTTTCGGAGTTTTAGGAGATTTGGTACATCGTTTATTTGTAAAAAAGAAAATAGAAAAAATATTTAATTACCGCTATCATATTTTAGAAGAATTATTTAATTCTAAAAAAAAATAAAATGAAAATATTAATTATCATACTTGTTTTTATATTGATGGAAGGAGCTACTTGGCTTATCCATAAATACATCATGCACGGTTTTTTATGGGTTTTACACAAAGACCATCACGACCATAGCAATAAAGGAGAATTAGAAAAAAACGATTGGTTTTTTGTAATTTTTGCTTTACCAACCATTGCTTTGATGTATTTCGGCTCATTAGAAAACTTCAACTATTTGTTTTATATCGGATTAGGAATTATGCTCTACGGAATGGCGTATTTCTTTGTACACGATATTTTTATTCATCAGCGTTTACACTTTTTTAAGCACACCCAAAATCGTTATTTCCTTGCACTTAGGAGGGCTCACAAGCAACATCACAAACATTTAGGGAAAGAAAAAGGTGAATGTTTTGGCTTCTTGTATGTGCCATTCAAGTATTTTAAAATCTATTTTAAATCTGCTGCAAAATAATGGCTTATACCTATTCTCTTATTTTATTTTTCACGGTCATCATTTGCTTTATTGCATCTTTTGACAAAAGAATTCAATTCAACAAGCATTTTGGCTCGTTTATAAAAGCTGGTTTTCTTGTTGCAATTCCTTTTATAGCTTGGGATGTTTGGTTTACAGCTCTTGGAGTATGGTGGTTTAATGCTGATTATACGCTTGGAATAGTATTAGCAGGTTTGCCTTTAGAAGAAATCTTGTTTTTTATTTGTATTCCGTTTTCTTGCATCTTCACTTTCTATACGATTGATAAATATTATAAATGGGAAGTATTGAGTGCCTTCAATAACATATTGGTCTTTGTCAGTATTATTATTTTGTCAGTTGTAGGTTTATTAAATGTGGATAAAATTTACACACTCATTACAGCCATCGTTACAATTGTTACTTTAATTTACTTGCATTTTATAGTTAAGGCAGAATGGATTACAAAAGCATCCATAATCTTCACAATCCTTATGCTTGGCTTTTTTCCAGTAAATGGAATTTTAACGGGTAGTTTTATTGAAAATCCAATCGTCAATTACAATCCAAAAGATTTTTTGGGAATACGACTATTTACCATTCCTATTGAAGATGCCGTTTATGGATACACGCAGTTTCT encodes the following:
- a CDS encoding SRPBCC family protein; protein product: MKYLLYREQQLNCELQTAWDFFTSPMNLAKITPKDMAFTVLTNNNNKKIFEGMIIDYTVSPLLGIPLKWKTRITEVIPHKSFTDFQEKGPYKLWNHHHEFIANEKGVLMKDKVDYELPFGVLGDLVHRLFVKKKIEKIFNYRYHILEELFNSKKK
- a CDS encoding sterol desaturase family protein yields the protein MKILIIILVFILMEGATWLIHKYIMHGFLWVLHKDHHDHSNKGELEKNDWFFVIFALPTIALMYFGSLENFNYLFYIGLGIMLYGMAYFFVHDIFIHQRLHFFKHTQNRYFLALRRAHKQHHKHLGKEKGECFGFLYVPFKYFKIYFKSAAK
- a CDS encoding lycopene cyclase domain-containing protein; translation: MMAYTYSLILFFTVIICFIASFDKRIQFNKHFGSFIKAGFLVAIPFIAWDVWFTALGVWWFNADYTLGIVLAGLPLEEILFFICIPFSCIFTFYTIDKYYKWEVLSAFNNILVFVSIIILSVVGLLNVDKIYTLITAIVTIVTLIYLHFIVKAEWITKASIIFTILMLGFFPVNGILTGSFIENPIVNYNPKDFLGIRLFTIPIEDAVYGYTQFLLVLYFFKQFKYSNHEK